From Streptomyces zhihengii, the proteins below share one genomic window:
- a CDS encoding FecCD family ABC transporter permease has product MPGGLSLRVDPRAALVCVLLAAAAFAVAVVLIGTGDFPMSFGDVVSTLLGNGTAAQEFIVHDLRLPRALVAVLVGASLALSGAIFQSLSRNPLGSPDVIGFGHGSTVGALTVIVLFGGDTLAVSGGAVAGGLLTGVLVYALAWKRGVQGFRLVLVGIGVAAVLTAVIHFLITKANLVDATRATLWMTGSLDGRDWAQVGPLALLCAVLMPVVFAHGRPLRMLEMGDDSAYSLGVPVERTRVVLMTCGVLFIAVATAAAGPIAFVALSAPQLARRLTRSPGPNLVAASLMGAALLLVADWVATAAFPGRQLPVGVVTGVLGGCYLLWLLVTERRAGRI; this is encoded by the coding sequence GTGCCCGGCGGTCTCTCGCTGCGGGTGGACCCGCGCGCGGCGCTCGTCTGCGTCCTGCTGGCCGCCGCCGCGTTCGCGGTCGCCGTGGTGCTCATCGGGACGGGCGACTTCCCCATGTCCTTCGGCGACGTCGTCTCGACGCTGCTGGGCAACGGGACCGCGGCGCAGGAGTTCATCGTCCACGACCTGCGGCTGCCGCGGGCCCTGGTGGCCGTCCTGGTGGGGGCCTCGCTCGCGCTCAGCGGGGCGATCTTCCAGTCGCTGTCCCGCAATCCGCTCGGCAGCCCCGACGTCATCGGTTTCGGCCACGGCTCCACCGTCGGCGCGCTCACCGTGATCGTGCTCTTCGGCGGCGACACCCTGGCGGTGTCGGGGGGTGCGGTGGCCGGCGGGCTGCTGACCGGTGTCCTGGTCTACGCGCTGGCGTGGAAGCGGGGGGTGCAGGGCTTCCGGCTGGTGCTCGTCGGCATCGGCGTCGCCGCCGTGCTGACCGCGGTCATCCACTTCCTGATCACCAAGGCCAACCTCGTCGACGCCACCCGGGCCACGCTGTGGATGACCGGTTCCCTCGACGGGCGCGACTGGGCCCAGGTCGGGCCGCTGGCGCTGCTGTGCGCGGTGCTCATGCCCGTGGTGTTCGCCCACGGCAGGCCGCTGCGGATGCTGGAGATGGGCGACGACTCGGCGTACTCGCTGGGGGTGCCGGTCGAGCGCACCCGGGTGGTGCTGATGACCTGCGGCGTGCTGTTCATCGCGGTGGCCACCGCGGCGGCCGGGCCGATCGCCTTCGTCGCGCTCAGCGCTCCGCAGCTCGCGCGCCGGCTGACCCGCTCGCCCGGGCCCAACCTGGTCGCCGCCTCGCTCATGGGCGCGGCCCTGCTGCTCGTGGCCGACTGGGTCGCGACCGCGGCCTTCCCCGGCCGGCAGCTCCCCGTCGGCGTGGTGACCGGTGTGCTGGGCGGCTGCTACCTGCTCTGGCTGCTCGTCACCGAACGCAGGGCCGGCCGGATATGA
- a CDS encoding FecCD family ABC transporter permease, with product MLVDSPSKTSAEPISAAPASPRRHALRALGLLVAVGVLLLVCVASIAVGAKPVPVSDVWDGLFHNTGTGNDVVIRDLRVPRTLLGLLVGAALGLSGAVMQALTRNPLAEPGLLGINAGAAAAVVSGISFFGVTSLSGYVWFAFLGAAAVSAAVYVLGGSRSATPVRLALAGTAASAALYGYINAVQLLDAAALERLRFWTVGSLSSASMDTITKVAPFIGTGLLLALLLARPLNAMEMGDDTARALGAHLNRTRILAMIAVTLLCGAATAACGPIVFVGLMIPHVVRSFTGPDMRWILPYCAVLAPVLLLGADVIGRIVTRPSELQVGIVTAVVGGPVFIQLVRRKRMAQL from the coding sequence GTGTTGGTCGACAGTCCCTCGAAAACGAGCGCGGAGCCGATATCCGCCGCCCCGGCTTCCCCCCGGCGTCACGCCCTGCGTGCGCTGGGGCTGCTGGTGGCCGTCGGCGTCCTGCTGCTGGTCTGCGTCGCGAGCATCGCCGTGGGCGCCAAACCGGTGCCGGTCTCCGATGTGTGGGACGGGCTGTTCCACAACACCGGGACCGGCAACGACGTGGTCATCCGTGATCTGCGGGTGCCCCGGACGCTGCTCGGTCTGCTCGTCGGCGCCGCGCTCGGGCTGTCGGGGGCCGTGATGCAGGCGCTGACCCGCAATCCGCTCGCCGAGCCCGGTCTGCTGGGCATCAACGCGGGCGCCGCGGCGGCCGTCGTCAGCGGCATCAGCTTCTTCGGCGTCACCTCGCTCTCCGGCTACGTCTGGTTCGCGTTCCTCGGCGCCGCCGCCGTCTCGGCGGCCGTGTACGTGCTCGGCGGCAGCCGCAGCGCCACCCCGGTGCGCCTGGCGCTGGCCGGCACGGCCGCGAGCGCGGCGCTGTACGGCTACATCAACGCCGTGCAGCTCCTGGACGCCGCCGCGCTGGAGCGCCTGCGGTTCTGGACGGTCGGCTCGCTCTCCTCGGCGAGCATGGACACCATCACCAAGGTCGCCCCGTTCATCGGCACCGGCCTGCTGCTGGCGCTGCTGCTGGCGCGGCCGCTGAACGCGATGGAGATGGGCGACGACACGGCCCGCGCGCTCGGCGCCCATCTGAACCGCACCCGGATCCTCGCGATGATCGCCGTCACCCTGCTGTGCGGGGCGGCGACCGCCGCCTGCGGGCCGATCGTCTTCGTGGGGCTGATGATCCCGCACGTCGTGCGCTCGTTCACCGGGCCCGACATGCGCTGGATCCTGCCGTACTGCGCGGTCCTCGCCCCCGTCCTGCTGCTCGGCGCGGACGTGATCGGCCGGATCGTCACCCGCCCCTCCGAACTCCAGGTCGGCATCGTGACCGCGGTCGTCGGCGGGCCGGTCTTCATCCAACTCGTCCGCCGCAAGAGGATGGCCCAGCTGTGA
- a CDS encoding HAD hydrolase-like protein: protein MSQRGRTMPGGSTTAPAEAYDTALLDLDGVVYAGGEAIAHAVPSLGAARRQGMHLAYVTNNALRTPESVAAHLTELGVPAVAEDVITSAQAVARLISEQVPGGSRVLVVGGEGLKVALRERGLVPVESADDEPVAVVQGYGGPELAWGRFAEACYAIARGVPWFASNTDLTIPGARGIAPGNGAAVEVVRIATGGEPQVAGKPLPPMHRETILRTGAQRPLVVGDRLDTDIEGAFNGEVDSLLVLTGVTDAAGLLAAEPRHRPTYVDADLRGLLVPQPEVAAVEGEFRCGGWRAAVRGGELVLEGEGDGAPLDGLRALCGAAWSYAGEGVCDLDAAKVLARLGL, encoded by the coding sequence ATGAGCCAGCGGGGCAGGACCATGCCGGGCGGAAGCACGACCGCGCCGGCCGAGGCGTACGACACGGCCCTGCTCGATCTGGACGGTGTCGTCTACGCGGGCGGGGAGGCGATCGCGCACGCGGTGCCGTCGCTGGGCGCGGCCCGCAGGCAGGGGATGCACCTGGCCTATGTGACGAACAACGCGCTGCGCACGCCGGAGAGTGTGGCGGCGCATCTGACCGAGCTCGGTGTGCCGGCCGTCGCGGAGGACGTCATCACCTCCGCGCAGGCGGTGGCCCGGCTGATCTCCGAGCAGGTGCCGGGCGGGTCGCGGGTGCTGGTCGTCGGCGGCGAGGGGCTGAAGGTCGCGCTGCGCGAACGGGGTCTGGTGCCGGTGGAGTCGGCGGACGACGAGCCGGTCGCCGTGGTGCAGGGCTACGGCGGGCCCGAGCTGGCGTGGGGCCGGTTCGCGGAGGCCTGCTACGCGATCGCGCGCGGTGTGCCGTGGTTCGCGTCCAACACGGATCTGACGATCCCGGGTGCGCGGGGCATCGCGCCGGGCAACGGGGCCGCGGTGGAGGTCGTGCGGATCGCGACCGGGGGCGAGCCGCAGGTCGCGGGCAAGCCGCTGCCGCCGATGCACCGGGAGACGATCCTGCGGACGGGCGCGCAGCGGCCGCTGGTGGTGGGGGACCGGCTGGACACGGACATCGAGGGCGCGTTCAACGGGGAGGTGGACTCGCTGCTCGTGCTGACCGGGGTGACGGACGCGGCCGGGCTGCTGGCGGCCGAACCGCGTCACCGGCCGACGTACGTGGACGCGGATCTGCGCGGTCTGCTGGTGCCGCAGCCCGAAGTGGCCGCGGTGGAGGGGGAGTTCCGCTGCGGTGGCTGGCGGGCGGCGGTGCGCGGCGGGGAGCTGGTGCTGGAGGGCGAGGGCGACGGCGCTCCGCTGGACGGTCTGCGGGCGCTGTGCGGGGCGGCCTGGTCGTACGCGGGCGAGGGTGTCTGCGACCTCGACGCGGCGAAGGTGCTGGCCAGGCTGGGCCTGTGA